One genomic region from Thalassotalea sp. PS06 encodes:
- a CDS encoding recombinase family protein: protein MGFIRAYLRVSTEEQDVLRAKKEILEFANSFNQTIASYYFEKFTGTSLERPELNRMLSEVLPGDIILIESVDRISRLNSDDWQQLKRSIQAKGVSVVSLDLPTSHVALRQQNQHDEFVGAVLKAVNNMLLDILAATARKDYDLRRKRTLEGIARAKASDPSKYQGRKRNKTLWLSIKKLLQTSHSYTQIQQITGASRMTIAAVSKELKQELNHETRKTD, encoded by the coding sequence ATGGGGTTTATCCGTGCCTATTTGCGCGTCAGTACAGAGGAGCAAGACGTGTTAAGGGCTAAGAAAGAAATATTGGAGTTTGCGAATAGCTTTAATCAAACCATAGCTTCTTATTATTTCGAAAAGTTCACAGGGACAAGCCTGGAAAGGCCAGAACTAAACAGAATGCTTTCTGAAGTATTACCTGGTGACATCATATTGATTGAGTCAGTCGATCGAATTAGTCGTCTAAATAGTGATGATTGGCAGCAGCTCAAGCGAAGCATTCAAGCTAAAGGTGTATCTGTTGTATCACTGGATCTCCCCACGAGTCATGTCGCTCTGCGCCAACAAAATCAACACGATGAATTCGTTGGAGCTGTTCTCAAAGCGGTAAATAACATGCTGCTCGATATATTAGCAGCAACGGCTAGAAAAGATTATGACTTGCGTCGCAAGCGAACACTGGAAGGGATCGCCCGGGCAAAAGCTTCGGACCCAAGCAAGTACCAGGGCCGAAAAAGAAATAAGACTTTGTGGCTTTCAATAAAGAAGCTACTACAAACCTCGCACTCGTACACGCAGATTCAACAAATAACCGGCGCCAGCAGAATGACTATTGCTGCTGTTTCCAAAGAACTAAAACAGGAACTAAATCATGAAACAAGAAAGACCGATTAA